In Bacteroidota bacterium, the following proteins share a genomic window:
- a CDS encoding tetratricopeptide repeat protein, protein MTKKKSSVISRQPSVINQNWFFTHPFKIIFLTCILLYAQILTFGLVYFDDHGFVLLAKDALKFSNIPEFFNHSVFWVMGDTSQQYDIFYRPLQNVLYAICNTIASGQPWIYHCFGLSFHILACFALFIFLKELKFHSSVSLVFTIIYSVHPVLVQSVAWIAGIGDQMVTIFSLVSIICFIKLISEPKFNPKYFLIHFFAFLFALFSKEVSVMLILIFIFYLFFLNKNKSKRLLLLSSAGCFFAATIYFLFRKHALPPMYGNIFDSLTGSVKANGLLVFEYLEKIFLPYRLSPIPSREDAQIILGGIIFIGLIFFFVFRKRITAMAIFGVLWFSVFLFPTLIQQNPQAHFFAFEHRLYLPLIGVLIMVIELINLKEINLNLPFQKYSFALLLILFFGITFSHSRTFNNPHTFYDKALSSSPQSVVAYNGYAKLLLKDEKYAEAVGALKKSFQYEPKDIQTTGKIAEIYLKNLNNPDEAIIWFKKTLEIDSSSIEAAVSIGDAYWNFLHDTLNAIIWYNHALKINSANEFALTNLGVIYTGKGKNEEAKKYLSQALHSNPKSVLALKWMAISYFNEGKISEAVNYLMKAFETNPDDGDVLRNLMICYYKLNDAVNTKKFAELVFKNKNQIPVEIEKYIRKN, encoded by the coding sequence GTGACTAAAAAAAAGTCATCAGTCATCAGTCGTCAGCCATCAGTTATAAATCAAAACTGGTTCTTCACTCATCCTTTCAAAATTATTTTTCTCACCTGCATTTTGCTCTATGCGCAGATTCTTACTTTCGGTTTAGTTTATTTTGACGACCATGGTTTTGTTCTTCTCGCGAAGGATGCGCTGAAATTTTCAAACATTCCGGAATTTTTTAATCACTCAGTTTTCTGGGTGATGGGCGATACTTCGCAGCAGTACGATATTTTTTACCGCCCGCTGCAAAATGTTCTCTATGCAATCTGCAACACTATTGCAAGCGGGCAGCCGTGGATTTATCATTGCTTCGGATTATCATTTCACATTCTCGCATGCTTTGCTCTTTTTATTTTTCTGAAAGAATTAAAATTTCATTCTTCCGTTTCACTTGTGTTCACGATAATTTATTCCGTTCATCCTGTTTTAGTGCAAAGCGTTGCATGGATTGCCGGAATTGGCGACCAGATGGTAACAATATTTTCGCTCGTTTCAATAATCTGTTTTATAAAATTAATTTCCGAACCTAAATTCAACCCGAAATATTTTTTAATTCACTTCTTTGCTTTTTTATTTGCGCTTTTTTCAAAAGAAGTTTCCGTCATGCTCATTCTGATTTTTATTTTTTATCTTTTCTTTCTGAATAAAAATAAATCTAAACGATTATTGCTGCTTTCTTCTGCGGGTTGTTTTTTTGCGGCAACAATTTATTTTCTTTTTCGAAAACACGCACTTCCTCCTATGTACGGAAACATTTTTGATTCTCTCACCGGCTCAGTAAAGGCAAACGGGCTTTTGGTTTTTGAATATTTAGAAAAAATATTTTTACCTTATCGTTTAAGTCCGATTCCATCGCGGGAAGATGCCCAGATTATTTTAGGCGGAATAATTTTTATTGGATTAATTTTCTTTTTCGTTTTCAGAAAACGAATTACCGCTATGGCAATTTTCGGAGTGCTGTGGTTTAGCGTGTTTCTTTTTCCAACGCTCATTCAGCAAAATCCGCAGGCACATTTCTTCGCCTTTGAACACCGGCTTTATCTTCCGCTGATTGGAGTTTTAATCATGGTGATTGAACTTATAAATCTGAAAGAAATAAATCTGAACTTGCCATTTCAGAAATATAGTTTTGCTTTGCTTCTGATTTTATTTTTTGGAATAACTTTTTCTCATAGCCGGACTTTCAATAATCCCCACACATTTTACGACAAGGCATTGAGTTCTTCTCCTCAATCGGTGGTTGCTTATAACGGCTATGCTAAACTTTTGCTGAAGGATGAAAAATATGCAGAGGCGGTTGGTGCGTTGAAAAAAAGTTTTCAGTACGAGCCAAAAGATATTCAGACCACCGGAAAAATTGCAGAAATCTATCTGAAGAATTTAAATAATCCCGATGAAGCAATTATTTGGTTCAAGAAAACATTGGAGATTGATTCATCTTCCATTGAAGCAGCGGTGAGCATTGGCGATGCGTATTGGAATTTTCTGCACGATACATTGAATGCAATCATTTGGTATAACCATGCATTGAAAATAAATTCTGCAAATGAATTTGCACTTACAAACCTTGGAGTGATTTACACGGGCAAAGGAAAAAACGAAGAAGCAAAAAAATATTTATCGCAAGCGCTTCATTCAAATCCTAAAAGTGTTCTTGCGCTGAAGTGGATGGCGATTTCCTATTTTAATGAAGGAAAAATTTCAGAAGCTGTAAACTACCTGATGAAAGCATTTGAAACTAATCCCGATGATGGAGATGTTTTGCGTAACCTGATGATTTGTTATTACAAGCTGAACGATGCTGTGAACACAAAAAAGTTTGCCGAATTAGTTTTTAAAAATAAAAATCAGATTCCTGTTGAAATCGAAAAGTATATAAGAAAAAATTAA
- a CDS encoding UDP-2,3-diacylglucosamine diphosphatase has product MIYFLSDFHLGAPDYENSLEREKKIVRFLDSIKKDAKEIYLLGDVFDFWFEYGKAVPKGYVRLLGKLAELSDMGIKLHYFTGNHDMWVFGYLEKEIGVTIYREPVTREIGGKKFFLGHGDGLGPADAGYKFIKKVFASKVCQWLFARIHPNLGIRIAEYWSGKSRIATEDLHFHGEEEWLVIYAKKILKKEHFDYFIFGHRHIPIDFKLSEKSQYINLGEWIMHFSYAVFDGKNLELKYYRD; this is encoded by the coding sequence ATGATATATTTTCTTTCTGATTTTCATCTGGGTGCGCCTGATTACGAAAATAGTTTAGAGCGCGAAAAAAAAATTGTCCGCTTTCTCGATTCAATAAAAAAAGATGCAAAAGAAATTTATCTGCTTGGAGATGTTTTTGATTTTTGGTTTGAATATGGAAAAGCAGTTCCGAAAGGGTATGTTCGCCTGCTTGGAAAACTTGCGGAACTCAGTGATATGGGAATAAAACTTCATTACTTCACCGGCAATCACGACATGTGGGTGTTCGGCTATCTGGAAAAAGAAATCGGAGTAACAATTTATCGCGAGCCGGTCACAAGAGAAATAGGCGGGAAGAAATTTTTTCTTGGTCATGGTGATGGATTGGGTCCTGCCGATGCAGGATATAAATTCATCAAAAAAGTTTTTGCAAGCAAAGTTTGCCAATGGCTGTTTGCGCGCATTCATCCTAATCTTGGAATCCGCATAGCAGAATATTGGTCAGGTAAAAGCCGCATTGCAACGGAAGATTTGCATTTTCACGGAGAAGAAGAGTGGCTGGTGATTTACGCAAAAAAAATTCTGAAGAAAGAACATTTCGATTATTTTATTTTCGGGCACAGGCATATCCCGATTGATTTCAAACTTTCGGAAAAATCACAATACATAAATTTAGGCGAGTGGATTATGCATTTTTCTTACGCGGTGTTTGACGGAAAAAATTTAGAGTTAAAGTATTATCGTGACTAA
- a CDS encoding M1 family metallopeptidase — MKKVLFFSFSLFLFLFSSAQEKNYFQQEVHYKINVSLDDKKNDLNADESLEYINNSPDELTFIWFHIWPNGYKNNNTPLAKQLIEEGNTKFYFATKEERGWIDGLDFKVNGQPVKTETGQSIDIVKIILNEPLKSGGKIFITTPFHVHIPLGVFSRLGHIGQQYQITQWYPKPSVYDKYGWHPIPYLNQGEFYSEFGSFDVSITLPKNYVVGATGTLVNGEEETAWLMAKAEETKAILSYNPHDTSFPVSSSETKTLRYTASTVHDFGWFADKRYHVLHDEVTLPHSQKKVDTWVMFTNLYGKYWEKAAKYVSDAVYYYSLWNGDYPYPHATAVDGALSAGGGMEYPMITVIGAANDDATLDRVIAHEVGHNWFYGILGSNERDHAWMDEGINSFNENRYMQTKYPKDSVKMSMQTKVRGKNVDIGKLLGLADLDESALFDLAYRFNAVQKKDQPVDLTSAEYTTVNYGTVVYGKTAVILAYLQAYLGTEMYDKCAQAYFEKWKFHHPYPPDIKKAYEEVSGKDLNWFFDEIIPTTKQIDYKISSARKTDDKNLEIKVKNKGKINSPLSISEIKNGKIIFTQWHEGFAGKKIISFTPPSGEMKEALKIDAENKIPDINRQNNTYKMHGLCKKTEPLQLKMLGFVHNTDKTQLFWAPVAGWNNYNKFMAGALIYNNFIPEKKFEWQLMPMYGFGNKDLAGGASVHYNMHFNKIFQTVRIGGKGEQYCYLNDADPYSNLKFRKIAPEISFEIKKKHLRNTLKQTINFSQVNIFRDEVYSDNTVHSLWYQFHDITYLIDNSRKMNPYNIAFNYLQGERIAKTSVTANYKMNFKKKGKGLDVRFFAGDFLYDRNPINGNYFFYASGATGAHDYLYDYVFLGRSETDGLLSHQFAETEGAMKVYTPLGRSKTWLASLNLKCSLPGKLPLKLFSDFTMLPPDAALNQTMLFDAGIYLPLMKGIVEIYLPLLVSKDIKDVFELNNPDVKGFNENLHMIRFTFNIQKMNPFELVRNIDL, encoded by the coding sequence ATGAAAAAAGTTTTATTCTTTTCTTTTTCACTCTTTTTATTTCTTTTTTCTTCTGCGCAGGAGAAAAATTATTTTCAGCAGGAAGTGCATTATAAAATAAATGTTTCGCTCGATGACAAGAAGAATGATTTGAATGCAGATGAATCGCTCGAATACATCAACAATTCCCCCGATGAATTAACTTTCATTTGGTTTCATATCTGGCCGAACGGCTATAAAAATAATAACACACCGCTGGCGAAACAGTTAATTGAAGAGGGGAACACGAAATTTTATTTTGCAACAAAAGAAGAGCGCGGATGGATTGACGGATTGGATTTCAAAGTGAACGGACAACCGGTGAAAACAGAAACCGGTCAGAGCATTGACATTGTCAAAATTATTCTGAACGAACCGCTGAAGTCCGGAGGAAAAATTTTCATCACTACTCCGTTTCATGTGCATATTCCGCTCGGAGTTTTTTCCCGGCTCGGTCATATTGGCCAGCAATATCAAATCACGCAATGGTATCCGAAGCCGTCTGTCTATGATAAATACGGCTGGCATCCGATTCCGTATCTGAACCAGGGAGAATTTTATTCTGAGTTCGGAAGTTTTGATGTGAGCATCACCCTTCCGAAAAATTACGTGGTGGGTGCAACGGGAACGTTGGTGAACGGAGAAGAAGAAACGGCATGGCTCATGGCAAAAGCCGAAGAGACAAAAGCAATTCTTTCTTACAATCCGCACGATACTTCTTTTCCTGTTTCATCTTCCGAAACAAAAACACTTCGCTACACAGCTTCAACTGTTCACGACTTTGGATGGTTTGCCGATAAACGTTATCACGTTTTGCATGATGAAGTAACGCTTCCGCATTCGCAAAAAAAAGTTGACACGTGGGTGATGTTTACAAACCTCTATGGAAAATACTGGGAGAAAGCCGCGAAATATGTGAGCGATGCCGTGTATTATTATTCGCTGTGGAACGGAGATTATCCGTATCCGCACGCCACTGCGGTGGATGGCGCGCTGAGCGCTGGCGGTGGAATGGAATATCCGATGATAACGGTGATTGGCGCTGCAAACGATGATGCAACGCTTGACCGCGTGATTGCGCACGAAGTAGGGCATAATTGGTTTTACGGAATTCTCGGCTCGAACGAGCGCGACCATGCGTGGATGGACGAAGGAATAAATTCTTTCAACGAGAACCGCTACATGCAGACAAAATATCCGAAGGACTCGGTGAAGATGAGTATGCAGACAAAAGTGCGCGGAAAAAATGTTGACATAGGAAAACTTCTTGGCTTGGCTGACCTGGATGAAAGCGCGCTGTTTGATTTGGCATACCGCTTCAACGCAGTTCAGAAAAAAGACCAGCCCGTTGATTTAACTTCTGCAGAATACACCACGGTGAATTACGGAACGGTTGTCTATGGAAAAACGGCTGTCATCCTTGCCTACTTGCAGGCATATCTCGGAACGGAAATGTATGATAAATGCGCGCAGGCATATTTTGAGAAATGGAAATTCCATCATCCGTATCCGCCCGACATAAAAAAAGCGTATGAAGAAGTTTCGGGAAAAGATTTGAATTGGTTCTTCGATGAAATAATTCCTACAACGAAGCAGATTGATTATAAAATTTCTTCTGCAAGAAAAACAGATGACAAAAATTTAGAAATAAAAGTAAAGAACAAAGGGAAAATAAATTCTCCGCTTAGCATTTCTGAAATTAAAAATGGAAAAATTATTTTCACGCAGTGGCACGAGGGTTTTGCCGGGAAGAAAATAATTTCTTTCACTCCGCCTTCCGGGGAAATGAAGGAGGCTTTGAAAATTGATGCAGAGAATAAAATTCCGGACATCAACCGTCAGAACAATACATACAAGATGCACGGGCTTTGCAAAAAAACAGAACCGCTCCAACTGAAGATGCTCGGCTTTGTGCACAATACCGACAAGACGCAACTTTTCTGGGCACCGGTTGCGGGATGGAATAATTACAACAAGTTTATGGCGGGCGCGCTTATCTACAATAATTTTATTCCAGAAAAAAAATTTGAATGGCAACTTATGCCCATGTATGGTTTCGGAAATAAGGATTTAGCCGGAGGCGCAAGCGTGCATTACAATATGCACTTCAATAAAATTTTTCAGACGGTTCGCATTGGCGGGAAGGGCGAACAATATTGTTATTTAAATGATGCTGACCCTTATTCAAATTTGAAGTTCAGAAAAATTGCTCCTGAAATTTCTTTTGAGATTAAGAAAAAACATCTGCGAAACACGCTGAAGCAAACAATAAATTTCAGCCAGGTAAATATTTTCAGAGATGAAGTGTATTCCGATAACACAGTTCATTCTTTGTGGTATCAGTTTCACGACATAACTTATTTAATTGATAATAGCCGGAAGATGAATCCTTACAACATTGCGTTCAATTACCTGCAGGGAGAACGCATTGCTAAAACTTCTGTTACTGCAAACTATAAAATGAATTTCAAAAAGAAAGGAAAAGGTTTGGATGTTCGTTTTTTTGCAGGAGATTTTTTGTATGACAGAAATCCCATAAATGGAAATTATTTTTTCTACGCAAGCGGTGCAACTGGCGCACATGATTATTTATACGATTATGTTTTTCTCGGAAGAAGTGAAACCGATGGGCTTCTATCACACCAGTTTGCCGAAACCGAAGGCGCTATGAAAGTGTATACTCCGCTGGGAAGGTCGAAGACCTGGCTTGCTTCTTTAAATTTAAAATGCTCGCTCCCTGGAAAACTCCCCCTGAAATTATTTTCCGACTTCACCATGCTTCCGCCCGATGCCGCGCTTAACCAAACTATGCTTTTCGATGCGGGAATTTATCTTCCGTTAATGAAAGGCATTGTAGAAATTTATCTTCCATTGCTCGTATCGAAAGATATTAAAGATGTTTTCGAATTAAACAATCCCGATGTAAAAGGATTCAACGAAAACTTACACATGATTCGTTTCACATTCAATATTCAAAAGATGAATCCGTTTGAACTTGTCAGGAATATTGATTTGTAA
- the gatB gene encoding Asp-tRNA(Asn)/Glu-tRNA(Gln) amidotransferase subunit GatB, with translation MSVYEKYEPVIGLEVHIQLLTKSKAFSSDSTEFGAEPNTQVSVITLGHPGTLPKANKKVIEFAVRLGIACNCNITKENQYARKNYFYPDLPKGYQITQDKTPICTGGFITIKNSDGSEKKIYLTRIHWEEDAGKSLHDQDPFDSLIDLNRAGVPLLEMVSEPEIRSGEEAYNYLTEVRKLVRYLDICDGNMEEGSLRCDANISVRIKDAKEFGKRTEVKNMNSIRNVQKAIDYEIKRQIDLLEEEKTFEQETRSFDAVSGTTFSLRSKEFAHDYRYFPEPDLQPVTVEQEYISEVKKNLPPLPNELLKKYTEEFGLSEYDSKVISDTLASALYYNDLVFFTNNNYKAAANWLMGSVKSYLNEKAISIEEFKNIISPERLSELIRLVEEGKVSHSIASQKIFPTMISSPSKSPMKIAEEMNLLQESDSDSLRELAKQAILKYPEKVSEYKNGKVGLIGLFMGEVMKLSKGKADPKVANKLVKEMLDKS, from the coding sequence ATGAGTGTTTACGAAAAATACGAACCGGTAATTGGGCTGGAAGTGCACATTCAACTTCTCACAAAGAGTAAAGCATTTTCTTCCGACTCGACAGAATTTGGCGCGGAGCCAAACACGCAGGTGAGCGTGATTACGCTCGGTCATCCCGGAACTTTGCCAAAAGCAAATAAAAAAGTGATTGAGTTTGCCGTGCGCCTGGGAATTGCCTGCAACTGCAACATCACAAAAGAAAATCAGTATGCGCGGAAAAATTATTTCTATCCCGATTTACCGAAGGGCTATCAAATCACGCAGGATAAAACTCCAATTTGTACGGGCGGATTCATCACTATAAAAAATTCTGACGGCAGTGAAAAGAAAATTTATCTGACGAGAATTCATTGGGAAGAAGACGCGGGAAAAAGTTTGCACGACCAGGACCCGTTTGATTCGCTCATTGATTTAAACCGCGCAGGCGTTCCGCTTCTCGAAATGGTAAGCGAACCGGAAATCCGCAGCGGAGAAGAAGCATATAACTATTTAACCGAAGTAAGAAAACTTGTGCGCTATCTGGATATTTGCGATGGAAACATGGAAGAAGGAAGTTTGCGCTGCGATGCAAATATTTCGGTGCGCATTAAAGATGCGAAAGAATTCGGTAAAAGAACAGAAGTGAAAAATATGAATTCAATCCGCAACGTGCAAAAAGCGATTGACTACGAAATAAAACGGCAAATTGATTTGCTCGAAGAAGAAAAAACATTTGAGCAGGAAACAAGAAGTTTTGATGCGGTGAGCGGAACAACCTTTTCCCTGCGTTCAAAAGAATTTGCACACGACTATCGCTATTTTCCCGAACCCGATTTGCAGCCGGTAACAGTGGAGCAGGAATATATTTCAGAAGTAAAAAAAAATCTTCCTCCGCTTCCGAACGAACTATTAAAAAAATATACGGAAGAGTTTGGTCTTTCAGAATATGATTCAAAAGTGATTTCAGATACTCTCGCCAGTGCACTTTACTATAATGACCTTGTTTTTTTTACAAACAATAATTATAAAGCGGCCGCTAATTGGCTAATGGGTTCCGTTAAATCTTACTTAAATGAAAAGGCAATTTCAATCGAGGAATTTAAAAATATTATTAGCCCAGAGCGATTATCAGAATTAATCAGATTGGTGGAAGAAGGAAAGGTGAGTCATTCCATCGCATCGCAAAAAATTTTTCCCACCATGATTTCTTCTCCGTCAAAATCCCCTATGAAAATTGCCGAAGAGATGAACTTACTTCAGGAAAGTGATTCTGATTCATTAAGAGAATTGGCAAAGCAAGCCATTTTAAAATATCCGGAAAAAGTTTCCGAATATAAAAACGGAAAAGTTGGTTTGATAGGACTTTTCATGGGAGAAGTAATGAAACTTTCCAAAGGCAAAGCCGACCCGAAGGTGGCAAATAAATTAGTAAAAGAAATGTTGGATAAAAGTTAA